catACTATTTGATATATCTTCCGTTAAACCTACTGTATTTGAATTCTgatcctttttatattttgctagtaGACGATAATGTATTGCTTCTGATATACTATCGAGATTCCATTTCACTTTCAAAGATTTGTTAAGCattatctaaaaaaaaaagagaagtgTAAATACTTACCACGTATTAGAATACAGAatgtaatgataaaaaacatgattaattaatatataaaactaagaatataaatagtaaaattgTCTTTAAATGGAATAATCATAGTACATCACTGCTAAAATGATATATCGAAGCTAAAATTATAAACGCAGAAAAATTAATGCATAATATTAGCTTAATTATTTGCTCCATGTTATAGACCATTAATATACTAATATGTTcagaaagaaataaaataatattattataatataattcaaattaaaaaaaatactacatttgtttaaaatatttatttttattattgcttCTTAAACACTTAATATAATGCAAAAAACTAAGTGGAGTTTTAcatctacaaaaaaaaaattaaaactttatatgtatattataaaatttttaacttaatattttcaaaaaaaaagcaaagttcatttaaaaaaaaaatataatatattcataaatattcaaaatatataattttattaattaaagtaATGCactgataaaataattttttttattaaactttttcataatataaaaatgaaaaaaaatgttttttaaatatttagaaatattgAGCTTATATAGAATACATAGAaggtatataatatatatttaatacatttcTTTACATGttgcaaaaataattattaattttattaatattttgttttaaaagaaaattttattatgcctaaaaatattattcatgtaaataaaaaaattgttttaataatacataaaaaaaaacattatatattacttgaATTATAGCGCATAATTTAGTATATTCTGAAGCACATGTAGTACTTTATACgctataatataattaaataggtctaattaattttatacaaaataatctGTGAAAAAATGTATAGCTTAGTGGAAAATAAAgactaattttttatttttcttaaaaaatttttcataacaACTTTTCTtgattatttttaacttatattaatacatttaaatgaaatgCTTCTAAATTcttaacttaattttttttttttgactgaatatatatacttaaaagaactgtaataaaaaaaaataattattattatataatatacgttAATACGTACATAATTTAGTTTTAGTAATGTGTTTGCTTAATTCTTTCtttaacatacatatatatcgcATTcattatgaatttattttatggtatatattaaactaatatttacaaaattaaattaaatcaaCAACTACATAACTGCCCtaataatatgataaatataggtatcatttaatttatttctgacatattttattactcaGAATTAATAACCttctacatatattattactaaaaattgaaattatacaaatatatcttAAAATTTCTTATCCGTATTATGatacacaaaataaaactgtctttagaaatatacatatataataaagaaaagaatataattacGTAAAGTATTATAACTTTTAAtactaacaaaaaaatatatatatatattaaagtaaagttattaaaataacaattttaGCACTTAAtgtaacattaaaaaaaataccacAAAATCATTACTCAAATCGAATAACGTacaatataacataatattgtcaagaagaaagaaattttaatatataaaatattaaatattaaacaataatacacagaaaattcttttatatatagatactTTTTATTAGAGTGTTATAGAGTttagaataaattatttatagcttattcataagcatatatataactcttaaaattatttgtaaattataatacGTCTTAAACTAAAATAGCTGAAATAAAGGTTATGTTTTACTAAATATATCTTCACAACAagaaatatgcatatacgaatatttttattcttcacTCTTATTTACGCTAAGTAACTggcaataattataaaaatattatatattaaatatattattttaataatataataataatttaataataattttcctaataaaaatactcctataaaaaatatttaaaaaaaaaaaaaaagttttagttctataatatatatatttattattttacagctatttatatattttttttgttttataattatagtaatatagttttattatacaactttatatttatattaattttttttatagttattcatattattcacTTTTTGATTAAATCATTATtcttgatatatttttcattttttattgctTATACATTGTTAATATActaatgttatattatatatttgctatgatcatgtatattttaaacattaataatattgtattatattcaaaaataataaaactattGTTATTTTACGCACTCAAATATAGAGAAATAGTTTCATTATTCTGTATAAGAGATTCTACTCTATTATGTAAgctaacatatattttattcttgaAAATCTTATAATTaggtttttattatttaaacattaaatttataaatacatcacttaaatatatagtatatatattattaatgtatatttatattttaaccatacattatatatttttagtagacaatataaatacatatatgtatgatacAAAGGTATATTTACAACACAACATCCTTAAAAGTTTTGATTTGATGTGAGttatcttaatttttaacagatcatctttatatttcatataaacaaaatatctTGATAAATTTTAGCAAATTATGTGCATTAGTTAATTATCTAACAtgataataagaataaacttttttatcaataaaaatatccCAATTTTATTCGTCTACGATGaccaataaaatatttttgagtTCACTGTTTTATTTCTACATAAAACGTTTctataatatgaatatatacagaatatattctatatataaaatttattaataaaaatatacataataaaaattaacataaacttaatatttttgatatccaaacattttttatgatCGTTTACAGCAAATGAAGcacttaatttttcatatatgtataaaatttttttttatatactctaatttatctttataaaatacttctaaaattaaactttatattttatattgtataatttacaatatatttaattacttttttgtatattttatattttactcttggtatattatatattatctcTTTTATAGTATGGACTTTTCttatgatataataataattaacacCTTACTAACCTATTCAATAAATTCGtcatataattcattttactGCTTTAAATAAAGACTTTTAtaaaactattatatataagaaaatatttatctttaataAACACATTAACTGAAAATCTCTTATTTCTTCTTAATTGTATAATGGGATATTGGTAAATTAGTAGGCAACAAgcatcaaaatttttaatttaacgTCCTCCAATTATTTTcctatgtaaaattttatacatatttcaaTTAATCATCTTCTTTATAGAGATAATTTATCAACCAAGTATGTTCTGCAGTGCAtccaaataatataaagtacTATTTccattactatttttaaatattctaaattatgtttgttatatatttttttttgtttttttaatagaaatatctacgtaaaaacaatttttataaaattaatattcgTAGTAATAACTCATTTAATGTAAATTTTGTCTTTAGTAAATTAATTTCAAGCAGGGTGATAGGCTACATTTACTTCTCTTCTCCTTAAATTTGATAAAACATGTGTAGATATGTATTCTGTTAATTCCTGTTTATAACTATCATCTAGACTACGtctaattaattttttccttattaattttgtatttatccAGGGTACAATTGGAGTaaactattttaaaaaagatgcGTACAAGAAGTTtatattagaattattaaataaatatttattatttttttctttgttaaagataaatatatattagcaAATTAGaatacttatatttatattctttatttctatttaccttatatagaataaagctaataaataaaattcctGCAAGTGGAAAAGCAACCAACATTAAAATTTGAGATATATTATAAGTAGATTGACCAATAGTAGGTGTCGTTTCACTAGGAAAATGATcatctaattttttcaaaccACTAGATGCTGAAtgatattcttttattttatactttaaaGTAGGTAGCTTTTTGTTAAAACATTCAGGAACATGTTTCTTAAGTACTGTACAATAATCCTTAGAACTGGATGAATTACAGATTTCATACACTTCACTATATGTATTGGTAGCTTGATCAAGGTATACTTTAGATGCACTATCACACAAATTACTATGAAAATTAAGAGTTTCCTCAATAAAATCGTGATGTTTACAATATTCATACACAAccttcattttattaaactCCTCCTTACTAATAagtccaaaaaaaaaattacactTGCACTTATCCCTTCCAGCAATTGTTTCTGAacaattttcaaatattttaataatatctgaaaatgaattttcatttgataatgtattaaataatttattaccCATCCAGTAGTACAAACTATGACATTTTTCATTACACTTATGGTCATTAGtagaaaaagatattaaaCATAAAGCATTTAGAACCTTATCTTCAACACTCTTAATATCTTTGTAACTATTTAATCGAGATTTTATTGgattaattttatcttcttCATCGTAACAATAATAGACCCCTGATGATTCAAAACCTCTATAATCTCTTGAAGATAATAAATCTAAATGACTTTTCttagaattaaaataaaaaaaaaaaaaattacaaataatggaaaaatattattactcagaataattttattaatgtatttatttaaaataacaaatattattcaatgaatattaaatataatgtattattaaaaagtatataaaccTCTAGCATAGATGACATTTTTAAAGATGGGTTAATTCCTGGaatattagaaataaaagaaaaaacattttttttaaataattttttatatatatatcatattagaaattagtattttattatgttatattaaatatttaaaaaagtatatagtaattatattcttataattttttttcaatttttttttgagataTAAactacaataatataattattttcatgtaaaagtaacattcataaatatgatatagcatgtataagatatatacaacaaaggaataaataagaataatgatattataagATATTCTAACTTACTTAAATGTTACACGACTTAATTACATATAGCAAGTAGGATAacgtttattttaatatacatattcagaaattatttcatatatacatttatataattttttttataagaatttttggctatatattaatgacgaaataatttttttacatatattattataagaaaTTCTTCTCtgaaatatgtaattatatatttataattaaccTGACAAAATACTTTACTTTGTCTGTGTAATTACTTATAATTTCGTtgcaaatattaaaattaagaaattattaataatatataaactcATGCTATATTTGtctttaaatgtatttaatgaaatatttatataatatgtaatattaaattttggAATGATtatgtgtaaaaaaataatttaaaaatatcaattttacatttaatatatagaacTATTTccttgatatatatatttatcttttatatctCTCTACtttatacttataaatattatgcttttataattttcaaagttcttaaaatacattttatgaaactttaattaataacatcaatatatatagcaaCAACTTATTAATTCCATTAAAAGTAAATGTTTAATACTTTTATAGAGATTAACTAAAtcctaaaaaaaagaaactttaataatttttaatttaataaaaatgatatacgcctaaaattaatttatttaaattattattataactacATATTTATTGAGAATGTAGTGCACTatcttatataaaatttttataaaattaaggataaaaatatttaaataaaatataattaaaataaattttgtataattgatatttttcagaaatatatataaaactaataatttatttgactatattataattatagtgAACATTACTAACATATTACCTACTCTACTTATAAGGGGTTTGTCACCACCATTTTACAGTATTAATTTTATGgagttattaaaataaattatcaaataaagctttatcttatatattagtatagGAAGAAAGGAAACCACTATTAACTACAATTATCACATGtactatattaaatatattattatttattttttttttatatatccctttttattaattttagtatttataattctattttatatgtatattttgcaGTAcgtaaagaaaattttagtatttcacattaatataatttgttatacTTAATGTTAATActtgttaatataaaatatgaattccattttatttttatatacctaAATGATTTCtctcttaatatatatgattacattttatacattACTTCTAACAGTATTATATAAGTTCTTTCATTACATTTTcctattacaattttttttaggtCTTTCATAATTCTTAatctataattatatataactgtaCATTATGgttacacatataaatattcgtAAAAATTGTAGCtcctaaaattttttttttctttttaaaaatgaatgattttttcctaattaaattatggaaataattatatgaataataataaaaataacttaGTAGTATATATTGTAcctgtaaaaaattttgttcactgaaaattcattaaaaagaggttttattttgttaaatgatcctttttattttttctattttatttttattattatattatacttaaaCTCCCATTATTATTTGAGGTTGTGCAATAGTAAATATAAGCTTAcctttataaataaattttttattcttattttatttttttcactatatattatatagttaTGTGCATCTTTTGTAATAGGAATGTAAATTTTTGTGGGCATAATAAGAATCAGGATAAATACCGAATTCTATTTATTGTctctaaaaaaattacggtttcgtatatatataataaaacagatagaaaaaaattttctaacATTTTACGCGGTACTAATATTGATCAAGTTGTTAAGTAAGCATCAGAATCTGAACCTCAAGAATTTCCGTCAAAGGAATCTTCAGGTACTCAAAGTAACACTGAAGAAATTCAAAACATTCTAACTGaacaaaatgtatttttagaACGCCACTGCAACTTCAATCTAAGGGAATATTTCCACCAGATCTTAATGCACCGCAAGATCCAGATCCTCAAGGGTCACTATCACATCATTCCCCTGAATCTCCTAGTTGTCTCCTGATGTATCAGCCTCTGCCTCAcgtttttcaaattataatGAGCCAATTAAAACTATATGTACCATTAATGCTACttattcttctattttttaaataactgcaatatataacatatacatttaaaatactaTTACAGGTTCAAAAGACCATAcaattaattcatatatttctcCTATTCTAATAAGCTTCCTATGTGTTATtgtattttccctttttactAAAGTAAAATAGAACATAACAATTAGAAATATGGTAATGATTTGTTTActgttataatttattttataaatatctattttttatattatagtactctttaataaaattgttcaaacaaaaaaagaaaataagaagaagACAGGTGAAATTCCTGAGATTACTAGTACCTTCATTTTCTAGCAATAAAAGTAAACGTTTTACAGATAATCATATAGAAAACACTATATATGATGatgaagaaattataaaaaaaattaaaataaatgaacttacaaaaaatgtaaattcgTCAAAGCGACAAAAAGACAGATCCAAAACCATAATAGAAGTACATATGTAAGTACTTGAAGAATGCAGAAATGAAGACTGGGAAAACAACAAAGAAGCATTATTAGAAATATGTATAGATGAGTTAGCAAAAGAGGATTATAGAACCAATCCTAATTTAACAGATGATGATCtaacaaagaaaaatattaaaagtagcaatgatattaaaaaacaaaatattcaatGGAATAAATGGATAGAAAGATATAGAAATCTTtctgaaaaattgaaaaaagaagagtggtataataatttgaaaaatgaatggaaaaaagaacTAGCTTATATTCAAGGAattgaagaattaaaaaagaaatcttCTTATGAAAATcgcaaaattttattcttagaaatagaaaaagatcTATTGAAACAATGGATATCAGAAAACTGTAATATTATAGAACAATATTTGGAACAGGAATGGCTTAAGGTATTAACAGAGAAGTTTAAGAGTATATCAAAAGAATGTGTAAGTGAAGAAaccataaattatatatcattaataaatatagaagaatTGCTGcacaaagaaaattataaagaattatataaatatataaaaaaaaaattattgacaAAGCTGTATATTCTTGTGCTTATGTCGATATTAGAAGAATGTACAAAAGAGGTGAATTTTGATAATAGGGAATCATACTTGGATAGCTCAATAAACGAGTGGAAGGCATAAGTATATTCAGGTAACAAACAAGAAATaacagaaaatataattgaatataataacaatgatatagaaaataaaagaaataaggaattacatgcacatataggGAATGACAATTTCAGGAATGAGATAGAAGATTGGACAAGAGAAAATGACATATATGCAAATTCTATAGTTAATGAtggaacaataaaaaaatccCATGATATAGCAGAAAGACACACTTCATAAATTAATAAGTATAcatctaaaatatatttagataatatttaaaaaataattcccctaaaaaaaaagttatttgaATTTTGTAATAcctctaaaaaataaagaagtagAATGTAAagtaatatgtaataaagtAGAAAAAAAGCGGGCGTGAAATTTGAAGTTTGAAACTCAGacacttaaaatatattattattatatata
The Plasmodium brasilianum strain Bolivian I chromosome Unknown PB_00_16, whole genome shotgun sequence genome window above contains:
- a CDS encoding PIR protein; its protein translation is MSSMLEKSHLDLLSSRDYRGFESSGVYYCYDEEDKINPIKSRLNSYKDIKSVEDKVLNALCLISFSTNDHKCNEKCHSLYYWMGNKLFNTLSNENSFSDIIKIFENCSETIAGRDKCKCNFFFGLISKEEFNKMKVVYEYCKHHDFIEETLNFHSNLCDSASKVYLDQATNTYSEVYEICNSSSSKDYCTVLKKHVPECFNKKLPTLKYKIKEYHSASSGLKKLDDHFPSETTPTIGQSTYNISQILMLVAFPLAGILFISFILYKFTPIVPWINTKLIRKKLIRRSLDDSYKQELTEYISTHVLSNLRRREVNVAYHPA
- a CDS encoding STP1 protein; the protein is MCIFCNRNVNFCGHNKNQDKYRILFIVSKKITVSYIYNKTDRKKFSNILRGTNIDQVVKTPLQLQSKGIFPPDLNAPQDPDPQGSLSHHSPESPSCLLINEDWENNKEALLEICIDELAKEDYRTNPNLTDDDLTKKNIKSSNDIKKQNIQWNKWIERYRNLSEKLKKEEWYNNLKNEWKKELAYIQGIEELKKKSSYENRKILFLEIEKDLLKQWISENCNIIEQYLEQEWLKVLTEKFKSISKECVSEETINYISLINIEELLHKENYKELYKYIKKKLLTKLYILVLMSILEECTKEVNFDNRESYLDSSINEWKA